The Streptomyces rimosus genomic interval AACGGCGCCATAGGCGGAGGTGGGTGTGGTCAGGGCGAGTACGGCCGCTCCGAAAGCGGCGGCGACGGAGGTGCGCAGGCGCATCTCGTGACTCCTCGTGGTCGTCGGTGTCGATCAACTACTCGGAGTGAATATGGCTCAGCGTATGACGTCTTTATCCGATGCCGCTCCGGAAACACCCCTGGTGGCGTAGCGGCCCTCGGCCGTTCGCGCCGGGCGGGGCCCGGTACGGCCGAGGGAGGCTGATGCGCCGTCAGAGCCGGTGTCACGACCCCGGCCGGATCGGCGCACGTCGTACGGTGCACTCCGCTGCGCTCCGTCTTCCAGCGGTAGCCGGGGTGGGGGCGCCCGGCCGCCGCGCTGACACGGGCTCTCAGGAGGTCGGTGCGCCCGCCGGCAGGCTGGGCATCCCGGGCAGCTTCAGCTTGCCCTCGGCCTTGGTGAACGCGTCGGTGGGCCCGCCCTTCCACTTCACCGTCAGCGTCTTGCCGTCGCCGCCCGGCGTGACGGTGCCCAGCGTGCGGGTGGTGTGGCCGCCCATGCACTTCAGGGCGATCACCGTGGCGCCCACCTGCTCGATCTTGCCCTGGCAGGCCGACGCGGTGTCGGCGCCGAGGCCCATGGAGGCGGTGCCCCGGTATATCACCAGGGTGAGGTGCGAGTCGCCGGTCCTGGCCGTCCAGGCGCCGTCGAGGCTGCCGGCGCCTTCGGCGGGCTTGTCCCCGCCGGTGTCCTGCGAGGGGGTGGCGGCCGGAGCCTTGCTCGGCCGGTCCGCCGCGCCGTCCTTGCCGCCGTCGCCGCTGCTGCCGCAGCCGCTGAGCAGCAATGCGGCCACGGCGGCCGTCCCGGCGATCTGCGCTGCCTTGCGCACGTACGTCTCCTCCGTTGTGGGACAGGAGACGTGAGGCTAGCAACGCGACACGCGGGCCGGGGCGGCCCGGGTTCATCCGCCGACCGCGGCCTCGTCCTCGAAGACCGCGGCCGCGACCGCGCGGGCGATCCAGTGCTCACGGGCCAGCGCTTTCAGGTCACGGCGCACGGCACGCCGGTCGTGGCCCCGCACCAGCTTGCGGTCCAGGTGGACGGCCGAGACCAGGGCGCCGAGCAGCCGGCCGTGGGGGTCCGCGAAGCCGTCGGCCAGGGCGCCCTTGAAGCGGGCGCGGGCGGGCCCGGCCAGGTCCACCGGGCCGGGCGCCAGACGCTCGTAACGGAACAGGCCCAGCGCGCGCCGGGACTCCCGGCGGACCGCGTCACGCTGTTCCAGCCGCTGCCGGCACACCTCGTCGATGCCGCGTGCCGTGCTCCGCACCCACCGCTTGACCTTGACGTCCCCGTCCTTGCCGGAGACGGGCAGGGTGCCCAGCGCGGCGTCCAGCACCAGGTCACCGAGCGGCAGCGGACTGCCCACGCTGATCCGGCCACCGCGGCCCTCGGAGACCCGCCCGGCCCACTCCAGCTCCGCGAGGGCGGCACCGGCCAGGCCGTACCGCAGGTGGGACGGGTCGTTGAGCGGCTTGCCGTGCTCCGGGTCCAACCCGAGGAGCAGTAACTCCTCGGGCAGGCTGGGCTCCCGGTCCACGTGCGAGTCTTCCCCCGTGCTCCCGGTCATGAGGTCCGCGCGGGTCGGATGCGCCCGGTGACTTCGCCCAGGCCGATACGGGAGCCCTCGGGGCCGGGCGCCCAGGCGGTCAGGGTGACCTCGTCGCCGTCCTCCAGGAAGGGCCCCTTGCCCTGGGTGAGTTCGAGGAGGCAGCCGAGCTGGTCCGGTTCGGGCCCGGAGACCGTGCCGGAGGCGTAGAGGTCGCCGGTGCGCAGCGAGGCGCCGTTGACCGTCATGTGGGCGAGCTGCTGGGCGGCCGTCCAGTACATGGCGGAGAACGGCGGGCGGGCGACCGTCTCGCCGTTGATGTCCACCTGGATGCGCAGGTCGATGCCGCCCGGCTCGGTGCCGGAGTCGTCCAGGTACGGGAGCGGCGGCACATCGCGGGCGGGCGGTGCCGTACGGGCGTGGTCCAGCGCGTCCAGCGGTGTGATCCAGGCGGACACCGAGGTCGCGAAGGACTTGCCGAGGAAGGGGCCGAGCGGCACGTACTCCCACGCCTGGATGTCGCGCGCCGACCAGTCGTTGACGAGGCAGACGCCGAAGACATGCTCGCGGAAGCCGTCGAGGCCGACGGGCTCGCCGAGCGCGGACGGGGTGCCGACGACGAAGCCGATCTCCGCCTCGATGTCCAGCCGGGTGGACGGGCCGAAGACGGGCGCCGCGTCGGCCGGTGCCTTGCGCTGGCCGCTGGGCCGGACCACCGGGGTGCCGGAGACGACGACGGTGCCGGACCGGCCGTGGTAACCGATCGGCAGGTGCTTCCAGTTGGGGGTGAGCGCGTCGGCGTTCGGGCGGAAGATCCGGCCGACGTTGGTGGCGTGGTGTTCGCTGGCGTAGAAGTCGACGTAGTCCGCGACCTCGAAGGGCAGGTGCAGCGTCACCTCGGCCAGCGGGATCAGCAGCGACTCGGTGGTGCTGCGGTGCGCGGGGTCGGTGACCGCGGTGCGCACGGCCTCCCGTACGGCCTGCCAGATCTCGCGGCCGGCGGCCAGCAGCGGGTTCAGGGTCGGCGCGGCGAGCAGGTCGGCGTGCGGTGACCCGGAGGTGGCGGCGAGCGCGTTCAGGTCCAGTACGTGGTCGCCGTAGCGCACACCGATGCGGCGCCGCTCCGGTTCGTCCGCCGTGCCGAAGACGCCGTAGGGAAGGGTGTGCGGCCCGAAGGGGTGGTCTTCGGGCAGGTCGAGCGGGTGCTGCTCGGGCATGTACGGCTCCTCGCGTGGTCGTCTCGCGTGTGTCGTCACCTGTGGCCGCGGGCCGGTGGGCCCGTCGATCAGATTACGGCCCAACGGGCCGGGAGGGGATGGCCAGATGGCCGCGGACGGGGCGGCGGCTCGGTTTCACGTGGAACCACGCGGCAGCGGAGAAAAACCGGAATGGCATGCACGAAGGACATAGGTGTCGACGCCTAAAGAGTTCGTAATGTCCTGAAAAGCGGTGCCGGTTCGGTCAGTTCGGGCCCTAGCTTCCATGGGGCGCGGCCGGGGCGGGACGCGCCGTTGGGGGGTCAGGTGGCTCGTACCAGCACATCGTTCGCGGTGGACCGGACGGTTCCGGGGCTCATCGTGAAGATCGGCGATTATCCGTTGCACCACGGCGGGGTGGGGGCGATCCGCAGCCTGGGGCGACTCGGCGTGCCCATGTACGCCATTACCGAGGACCGGTTCACGCCCGCCGCCGCCTCCCGTTATCTGCACGGGCGCTGCGTCTGGCCGACCACCGGGCGGGAGGACCCGCAGCAGCTCGCCGAGGTGCTGCTGCGCATCGGCAAGCGCATCGGCCGGCCCGCGGTCCTGATACCGACCGACGAAGAGGCCGCCGTCCTGATCGGCGAATACGCCGACGTGCTCGGCGACCGCTTCCTGTTCCCCCGCATCGACGCGTGTCTGCCGCGCCGTCTGGCGAGCAAGCAGGGTCTCCACGAACTGTGTGTCGAACACGGGGTGCCGTCACCGGCGACCGCGTTCCCGGAGTCGCCGGAGGACATCGAGTGCTTCGCCGCGCAGGCGCGTTTTCCGGTCGTCGCAAAAAACCGGGAGGCGTTTCAGCGGCGCAGACACCCCGTGGTGGCCGGTACGACGCGGATCGCCGATCCGTGTCAGCTGCTCGGCCTGGCCCGCGACTGGGGACCGCGGCCGGACGTGATCCTCCAGGAGTACCTGCCGCGGGAGGAGGCCGAGGACTGGATCGTGCACGCGTACTTCGACGCGGAGAGCACCGCGCTGTCCCTGTTCACCGGGGTCAAGGTGCGCTCCTGGCCGCCGCACGCGGGCATGACGGCCTGTGCGTACGTCGTCGACAACCCGGAACTGGCCGAGATGACCGCCCAGTTCATCAAGCGCATCGGCTTCAGCGGCATCGTCGACCTGGACTGGCGCTACGACCGGCGGGACGGCGCCTACAAGCTGCTGGACTTCAATCCGCGCATGGGCGCCCAGTTCCGCCTGTTCGAGAACGAGGCGGGCATCGATGTCGTACGGGCGCAGCATCTGGACCTGACCGGCCGGAAGGTGCCGGAGGCGGAGCAGCGCGCTGGCCGGCGGTTCGTCGTGGAGAACATCGACCTGCCGGCGATGCTCGCGTACCGCCGCAGCGGCTATACGACGCCGCACGCGCCGGACCGCGCCACCGGCACCGAGCTGGCGTGGCTGGCCGCCGACGACCTCAAGCCGTTCTTCACGATGCTGGCCCGGTTCGTGGGGCCGGGGGCCCGGCATATGCTGGAGCTGCGGCGGGCGAGCAGACGCGCGCGGGCGGCGGCGGAGAGCGGGGCGCTTCAGCAGCAGACGCGGCCGTAGCGGCGGAGGGGCGCCGGGACGGTGCGGCAACGGGGGAGTGGCGCGAGAGCAATGGTGAGCAACGGGGGGAGCCGTGCAGCAGTTCCCCGCCGGGCAGTGGCAGCACTGCCGGACCAGCAACACTCTGGGGAGGGGAACGCACGTGAACACTCCGGTAGCAGTCATCGGGGCCGGTCCGTACGGCCTGTCGACGGCGGCGCACCTGCGCGCGCGGGGGGTGCCCGTACGCGTCTTCGGCAGGCCGATGGTCAGCTGGCGCGAGCACATGCCCGCCGGGATGCTGCTGAAGTCGACGCCCATGGCGTCCAGCATCGACACCCCGCAGGCCGGGTACTCGCTGCACGACTTCTGCGACGCGGTCGGCGAGCGGCGGTACGAGTCGGACTGGGACATCATCCCCGTCGAGACCTTCGTCCGGTACGGCGACTGGTTCCAGCAGCGGCTGGTGCCCGACCTGGAGCAGGTACGGGTCGTCTCGGCCGACCGGCGGGCCGGCGGCTTCGAGGTGAAGCTGGACAGCGGCGAACAGTTCCGGGCGCGGGCGGTCGTCGTGGCCACCGGACTGACCGGATTCGCCCGGCTGCCGCGTGAACTGGCCGCGGCGGTGCCGGACGGGCCGTCCCCCACCGGGCCCGTCTCGCACAGCTCCCAGCACCACGACCTGTCGGTCTTCGCGGGCCGGGACGTGGTGGTGATCGGTGCCGGGCAGTCGGCGCTGGAGAGCGCGGTGCTGCTCGCCGAGAACGGCGCCCGCTCCGTCCGGATCGTGGCGCGCGGCCGGACCGCGGTGGGCTTCGGCGCACCGCCGGACCGGCAGCCGAAGCTGCGGCCCCGGACACCGTTCGGAAACGCGTGGTCGCTGTACGCGTTCACCTACTACGCGGGCGGTTTCCGCCACCTGCCCGCGCCCGCCCGGCGCTACCTGGTGCGCCGGGTGCTGGGGCCGCTGGGCGCCTGGTGGCTGCGGGAGCGCTTCGTGGGACGCGTCCAGGTGACGGCCGGGCGGCAGGTCGTACGGGCGCGCGTCGAGGACGGCCGCCCGGTCCTGACCCTGCGCGGCCCCGACGGGCGGACCGGTGAACTGGCCGCCGACCACGTCCTGGCCGCCACCGGCTACCAGGTCGATCTGGCGGCGATGGACTTCCTCGGCCAGGGCCTGCGCACCGGGGTCGCGGTGAGCGGCGGCGGCCCCCGCCTGGACGCGGGCTTCGGCTCGTCGGTTCCCGGCCTGTACTTCACCGGGCTCCCGGCGGCGGCGTCCTTCGGGCCCGTGATGCGCTTCGTGTGCGGTACGGAGTTCGCGTCCCGGCGGCTGGCGGGGGCGGTGGCCGAAGCGTACTGACGGCTGAGGGGAGCACCCTGCCGCGTGGCAGGGTGCTCCGGCTGCCGTCCTGCTGCGATGCGGATGTGTTTCTGCTGCGGTTCTGCTGTGACTCTCCTGCGGTTTTCCTGCGGGGAAGACCCATCATTGGTGGCTATCGGGCATACCGGACGGCGGTCCGTCGCGCCCGCGCCGGGCCTGCCCGGGCCCGCACACCGTTCGAGCGCCCCGGAGGGGCGGGCGCTCACGGTGATCCAACAGCGACCGGATACGCTGGCCAATGGTGGAGACAAGCGACAGATCGACAATCCGTTTGATCGTCAGCAGACAGGAGTACCCCTCGTGACCGTCGTCGGGCCCTTTGGGCTGAGCGTGCGGGACCAGGCTCTTGAGGCCGATGTCCAGGCCGGGTTGGCGGCTGTCGAGGAAGGCCTGCTGGAGGCCACCAAAAGCGACGTGCCGTTCATCACCGAGGCCGCCCAGCATCTCGTACGCGCAGGTGGCAAGCGCTTCCGGCCGCTGCTGGCGATGCTGGCAGCGCAGTTCGGCGACCCGCACACGCCGGGCGTCGTGCCGTCCGCCGTCGTGGTCGAGCTGACGCACCTGGCGACGCTGTACCACGACGACGTCATGGACGAGGCGGACGTGCGCCGCGGGGTGTCCAGCGCCAACGCCCGCTGGGGCAACTCGGTGGCCGTGCTGACCGGCGACTTCCTCTTCGCACGCGCGTCGCACATCCTGGCCGACCTCGGCCCGGAGGCCGTCCGTATCCAGGCCGAGGCGTTCGAACGCCTGGTGACCGGCCAGATCCTGGAGACGGCCGGACCGCGCGACGGCCGGGACCCGATCGAGCACTACCTGGACGTCATCGCGGGCAAGACCGGCTCGCTGATCGCCGTCGCGGGCCGCTTCGGCGCGATGATGTCCGGCGCCGACGAGTCCATCGTCAACATCCTGACCCAGTACGGCGAGCGGCTCGGCACCGCCTTCCAGCTCGCCGACGACGTCCTGGACATCGCCAGCGACTCCCACGAGTCCGGCAAGACCCCCGGCACGGACCTGCGCGAGGGCATCCCGACCCTGCCCGTCCTGCACCTGCGCGCCCTCGCCGACAGCGAGCACGGCACCGACAAGGACCGCGAACTGCGCGACCTGCTGGCCGGGGACCTGACCGACGACGCCCGGCACGCCGAGGCGCTGGCCGGACTGCGCGCCCACCCGGCGCTGGAGCAGGCCCGCCGGGACACCGTCCGCTACGCGGAAGAGGCGCGGGCCACGCTGGCACCGCTGCCGGGGTGCATGGCGAAGGCGGCCCTGGAGGGGCTGTGCGACTCGGTGGTGCACCGGGCGGGCTGACCGTTCCCTACGGGGCGGAGCGCCCCGCAAAGCGGCGTGCCCTACGGGGCGTGAGGGTCCGTGGGTGTTCGTGACACCGGTGGGACCCTGGCCACCCCTCAGGGTCCGCTCCACCTCCGGCCGTACCGCCTCTGCCTTTCGGCCAAGGGAGGTCCTCCCACGGGAGTACAAGGAGTTGGCCCCGGGGGCTGACGCGTACCTCTGGCCGATTTGGTGGGATGAACAGCACCACGCCGCGGCGGAACGGGTCACAATGAGCCCGGGAGTGGGACGAGTGCGTCGCATAGCAAGCCGCCGCTCACGACGGAGGTAGGGCACATGCCACGGAACCAACCGACACAGGTCACCGACGAGTGGGACGGGGACGGGGGGCGCTCCGCGAAGCGCCGCAGGACGATGCGGTACGCGATCCCGGTCGCGGTCGTGGGCGTCGCGGCGGCCTCGATCGGACTGGTCCCGGCCTTCGCCGGTTCGGGCTCCCCGGATCTGCCGGAGATCTCGGCGCAGGACCTCATAGCGAAGATCGCCAAGTCGGACGTGCAGCAGCTGTCCGGCACGGTCCGTACGACCACCGACCTGGGGCTGCCCGCCGGTCTGTCCGGCAGCGGCGCGAGCGCGTTCGGCGGCGGGTCGGCGGACCGCGACGGCGGCAAGGGCGGTGACGGCTCCTCCGCCAGCCCGCAGAGCCAGTTGTCGGAGCTGGCGTCCGGCTCGCACACGCTGCGCGTCGCCGTCGACGGCCCCGACAAGCAGCGGCTCTCCGTCGTCGGCAAGGCCGCCGAGTACAACCTCGTCCACAACGGCCGCGACCTGTGGGGTTACGACAGCAGCAGCAACACCGCGTACCACCGCACGGTCCCGGCCGACGCGGGCAAGGGGCAGCACCGCTCGGAGAAGTCCGGCACGTCCGGTGATTCCGCGGATCTGAAGAACGCCACCCCGCAGGAGCTGGCCAAGAAGGCGCTGGAGGCGGTCGGCGACACCACCTCGGTGTCGGTCGACGGCACGGCCAAGGTGGCCGGGCGGGACGCCTACCAGCTGTCGGTCAAGCCCAAGCAGTCCGGCTCCACGGTCGACTCGATACGGATCTCGGTGGACGCCGAGACCGGCGTGCCGCTGAAGTTCACGCTCACGCCCAAGGGCGGCGGCGCCGCGGCGGTCGACGTGGGCTTCACCTCCGTCGACTTCGCCAAGCCGGCGGCGGACACCTTCGCCTTCAAGGCGCCGAAGGGCGCCAAGGTCGTGGACGGCGACAAGGCCCGCGACCGGCACCGCGCCGACCAGGGCAGGACCTCCGAGGACCTCAAGGGCCTCCTCGGGCAGTACGGCCTGACCGGCCGGGACGGCAAGAGCGCCAAGGGCGCGAAGAACGGCGGCTTCGAGGTCATCGGCAACGGCTGGACCTCCATAGCCCACCTGAAGGGCAACGGCTCCGGTCTGGCCTCGGCCGGCAAGAACGCCTCCGGCGACGCGGCCAAGCTGCTGGACAGCCTGGGCGAGAAGGTCAGCGGGAAGTTCGGCTCCGGCCGGATGTTCAGCACCCGCCTGGTCAACGCCCTGGTGACGGACGACGGCTCGGTCTACGCCGGTGCCGTGGACAAGCAGTCCCTGATCAAGGCCGCCGAGGCCGCCAAGTAACGCGCGCGGTGGGGCGGGCCGGTCCCGCCCCGCCCTCCGGGCCGCCGTCGCGGGCGGCCCGCGGTCACAGGTCCGACCCGTAGCCCGATCCGTTGCCCGATCAGTTGGGGGAGCCGATGACGCAGCCGTCCGCCGGGGACCGGGTGATCGAGACCCGGGGGCTGACCAAGAGGTACCGCGGCGGACAGCTCGCCGTCGACCGGCTCGACCTCGCCGTACCGCGCGGCAGCGTCTTCGGCTTCCTCGGCCCCAACGGCTCGGGCAAGACGACCACGATCCGGATGCTGCTCGGCCTGATCGAGCCGTCCGCCGGCGGGGCCCGGCTGCTCGGCGAGCCGATGCCGCGGGCGGCCCGCCGGGTGCTCCCCAGGGTCGGCGCCCTCATCGAGGGACCGGCCCTGTACGGCTTCCTCAGCGGGCGCGACAACCTCGTCCGGTACGACGCCGCCGACCCGGCCGCCGATCCGCGTACGCGTGCGCGGCGGGTCGACCAGGCCCTGGACCGGGTCGGCCTGGCGGCGGCCGCCCGCAAGAAGGCACGCGCGTACTCGCTGGGCATGAAGCAGCGGCTGGGGCTGGCCGCGGCGCTGCTCCAGCCCCGGGACCTCCTCGTCCTGGACGAGCCGACCAACGGCCTGGACCCGCAGGGCATGCGCGAGATCCGTACGCTGGTCAGGGAGCTGGCGGGCGACGGCACCACCGTCTTCCTCTCCTCCCACCTCCTCGACGAGATCGAGCAGGTCTGCACGCACGCCGCGGTGATGACGCGCGGCCGGCTCGTCACCCAGGGCACGGTCGCCGCACTGTCCGCGGACACCCGCGGGCGGCTGACGGTCGGCACGCCCGAAACCGCCGACGCGCTGCGGGTGCTCAAGGAACACGGCATCACCGATCTGGTGGTGACCGACGAGCGGGTGACCGGGGACCTGCCCGCGCCGCCCGCCGGGCCGCCCGACCTCGCCGATGTGAACGCCGCGCTGGTGCGCGC includes:
- a CDS encoding carboxylate--amine ligase yields the protein MARTSTSFAVDRTVPGLIVKIGDYPLHHGGVGAIRSLGRLGVPMYAITEDRFTPAAASRYLHGRCVWPTTGREDPQQLAEVLLRIGKRIGRPAVLIPTDEEAAVLIGEYADVLGDRFLFPRIDACLPRRLASKQGLHELCVEHGVPSPATAFPESPEDIECFAAQARFPVVAKNREAFQRRRHPVVAGTTRIADPCQLLGLARDWGPRPDVILQEYLPREEAEDWIVHAYFDAESTALSLFTGVKVRSWPPHAGMTACAYVVDNPELAEMTAQFIKRIGFSGIVDLDWRYDRRDGAYKLLDFNPRMGAQFRLFENEAGIDVVRAQHLDLTGRKVPEAEQRAGRRFVVENIDLPAMLAYRRSGYTTPHAPDRATGTELAWLAADDLKPFFTMLARFVGPGARHMLELRRASRRARAAAESGALQQQTRP
- a CDS encoding FAD-dependent oxidoreductase — its product is MNTPVAVIGAGPYGLSTAAHLRARGVPVRVFGRPMVSWREHMPAGMLLKSTPMASSIDTPQAGYSLHDFCDAVGERRYESDWDIIPVETFVRYGDWFQQRLVPDLEQVRVVSADRRAGGFEVKLDSGEQFRARAVVVATGLTGFARLPRELAAAVPDGPSPTGPVSHSSQHHDLSVFAGRDVVVIGAGQSALESAVLLAENGARSVRIVARGRTAVGFGAPPDRQPKLRPRTPFGNAWSLYAFTYYAGGFRHLPAPARRYLVRRVLGPLGAWWLRERFVGRVQVTAGRQVVRARVEDGRPVLTLRGPDGRTGELAADHVLAATGYQVDLAAMDFLGQGLRTGVAVSGGGPRLDAGFGSSVPGLYFTGLPAAASFGPVMRFVCGTEFASRRLAGAVAEAY
- the fahA gene encoding fumarylacetoacetase, whose protein sequence is MPEQHPLDLPEDHPFGPHTLPYGVFGTADEPERRRIGVRYGDHVLDLNALAATSGSPHADLLAAPTLNPLLAAGREIWQAVREAVRTAVTDPAHRSTTESLLIPLAEVTLHLPFEVADYVDFYASEHHATNVGRIFRPNADALTPNWKHLPIGYHGRSGTVVVSGTPVVRPSGQRKAPADAAPVFGPSTRLDIEAEIGFVVGTPSALGEPVGLDGFREHVFGVCLVNDWSARDIQAWEYVPLGPFLGKSFATSVSAWITPLDALDHARTAPPARDVPPLPYLDDSGTEPGGIDLRIQVDINGETVARPPFSAMYWTAAQQLAHMTVNGASLRTGDLYASGTVSGPEPDQLGCLLELTQGKGPFLEDGDEVTLTAWAPGPEGSRIGLGEVTGRIRPARTS
- a CDS encoding ABC transporter ATP-binding protein; this translates as MTQPSAGDRVIETRGLTKRYRGGQLAVDRLDLAVPRGSVFGFLGPNGSGKTTTIRMLLGLIEPSAGGARLLGEPMPRAARRVLPRVGALIEGPALYGFLSGRDNLVRYDAADPAADPRTRARRVDQALDRVGLAAAARKKARAYSLGMKQRLGLAAALLQPRDLLVLDEPTNGLDPQGMREIRTLVRELAGDGTTVFLSSHLLDEIEQVCTHAAVMTRGRLVTQGTVAALSADTRGRLTVGTPETADALRVLKEHGITDLVVTDERVTGDLPAPPAGPPDLADVNAALVRAGVRVRSFGTERASLEDVFVQLTGEGFDVAG
- a CDS encoding LolA family protein, whose translation is MPRNQPTQVTDEWDGDGGRSAKRRRTMRYAIPVAVVGVAAASIGLVPAFAGSGSPDLPEISAQDLIAKIAKSDVQQLSGTVRTTTDLGLPAGLSGSGASAFGGGSADRDGGKGGDGSSASPQSQLSELASGSHTLRVAVDGPDKQRLSVVGKAAEYNLVHNGRDLWGYDSSSNTAYHRTVPADAGKGQHRSEKSGTSGDSADLKNATPQELAKKALEAVGDTTSVSVDGTAKVAGRDAYQLSVKPKQSGSTVDSIRISVDAETGVPLKFTLTPKGGGAAAVDVGFTSVDFAKPAADTFAFKAPKGAKVVDGDKARDRHRADQGRTSEDLKGLLGQYGLTGRDGKSAKGAKNGGFEVIGNGWTSIAHLKGNGSGLASAGKNASGDAAKLLDSLGEKVSGKFGSGRMFSTRLVNALVTDDGSVYAGAVDKQSLIKAAEAAK
- a CDS encoding polyprenyl synthetase family protein, translated to MTVVGPFGLSVRDQALEADVQAGLAAVEEGLLEATKSDVPFITEAAQHLVRAGGKRFRPLLAMLAAQFGDPHTPGVVPSAVVVELTHLATLYHDDVMDEADVRRGVSSANARWGNSVAVLTGDFLFARASHILADLGPEAVRIQAEAFERLVTGQILETAGPRDGRDPIEHYLDVIAGKTGSLIAVAGRFGAMMSGADESIVNILTQYGERLGTAFQLADDVLDIASDSHESGKTPGTDLREGIPTLPVLHLRALADSEHGTDKDRELRDLLAGDLTDDARHAEALAGLRAHPALEQARRDTVRYAEEARATLAPLPGCMAKAALEGLCDSVVHRAG
- a CDS encoding GOLPH3/VPS74 family protein codes for the protein MDREPSLPEELLLLGLDPEHGKPLNDPSHLRYGLAGAALAELEWAGRVSEGRGGRISVGSPLPLGDLVLDAALGTLPVSGKDGDVKVKRWVRSTARGIDEVCRQRLEQRDAVRRESRRALGLFRYERLAPGPVDLAGPARARFKGALADGFADPHGRLLGALVSAVHLDRKLVRGHDRRAVRRDLKALAREHWIARAVAAAVFEDEAAVGG